The DNA region GCCAGGGGAGGAGGGCGTCTATGAGTCTTTTGGACGTGACCGTGTCAGCCAACATTCGGACGCGCTTGGGCAAAGGAGGAGCGCGGCAGTTGCGCCGCGCCGGGAAAATTCCGGCGATCCTCTATGGAGGCGCGGAGCCGCCGGTCCCGATCGCTGTGGAGAAAGCGCGAGTGCTGGAGATCTTCCGAAAGTATGGGCACACGAGCATCTTCACGCTCGCCGTGGATGGGAACACGGTGCCAGTGATCATCAAGGATTGGCAATTAGACCCCATCACGGGCGTGCTCCTGCATGTGGATTTCCTGCGCGTGGATCTCGGCAAGCCCACCCGCGTGAAAGTCCCCGTCGAGCTCGTCGGTGAGGCCGTCGGCGTCCGACAGGGTGGATTGCTCGATTTCGCGACGCATGAATTGGAGATCGAGTGCTTACCGACGGAGATCCCCGCGCGTCTGCAGGTGGACGTGAGCGCGTTGGAGATCGGGGATCACATCGCTGTGAAAGACCTGCAGCTTGGCGACCGGGTTCGCGTCCTCGATGATCCGGAACGCGTGATCGTGAGCGTGCTCGCGCCACGGGTGATCGCAGAAGAGGCTGCGCCGACGATGCCGGTCGAACCCGAGGTCATCAAGAAGGGGAAAGCCGAAGAGGAGGAAGAAGCGTGAAGTTGATCGTGGGGCTCGGCAACCCCGGCCATGCCTATGCCCGCACGCGGCATAACCTGGGGTTTCGCGTGGTGGATCGTTTGGCGGAAATCCTCGGCGCGTCCATCGAGCGGCAGGAAGCCCATGCGCTCATCGGAGCTGCCCAAGCAGAGGGCGTCTCCCTTCTGCTGGCCAAGCCACAAACGTACATGAACCGGAGCGGGCATGCGGTCGGGGAATTGGTGCGACGATATGAGATCCCCTTGGAGGACCTCTTGGTCGTGCTCGATGATTTGGATCTCCCATTGGGGACGATCCGAATTCGCCGCAAGGGGAGCGCCGGTGGCCATCGCGGATTGCTCTCGGTGATCGAAGCGCTCACCAGCACTGCATTCCCGCGATTGCGGCTAGGGATTCGACCGCACGCCCCGATCGCCGACACGGTCGCATTCGTCCTCTCCCCATTCGAGCCCGACGAGGAGCCGATCGTGGAGGCTATGATCGAGCGCGCAGCCGCGGCCGCATTGCTCTGGGTGCGCGAAGGAATCGAGAAAGCGATGGCTGAATTCAATGCGCGAAAGTCGGCGCTCGCGGAACCATCGCCGGTCGCCGGCTGCCCTGAAGTTTAAGGGAATGTGACTCCTCGCTTCGCCGAATGGCGAGGCTGTTCGGGAAGTCGCGAACATCCGTGAGGAGGAGGACATGAGAAAATACGAACTTCTCTTCATCGCTCGTCCGACGTTGTCCGATCAAGAGACGGCGGCCCTCACCGAGCAGGTGAAGGGACACATTGAGAATTTGGGAGCGACTGTCACCAACGTTCAACCCCTAGGGCGTCGTCAACTCGCGTATGAGATCGATCACGTGCGCGAGGGGACATATGTGCTCATGCATTTCGAGGGGCGGGGAACGGAGGTGGCGGAATTGGATCGCCGCCTGCGCGTCTCGGACGCCGTTCTGCGTCACCTCATCATTCGGATTGATGATGAGCTGCGGCGGAAGGAGCGGATGAAACGCCGCCGACAACGAAAGGCCGCACGTCGAGCGCAGGCCGCAGCATCGCGGCAAGCGCGCGAGCAGAAATCCGGGACGCGGAACAAAAGCGGAGAAGAGGCGAAATCGTGAGCTCGTAGCCCCACGGAGGGAGGTGACTGAAGATGGCTGAGAATGTGAGTGTCGCGCCGACGATGAGCGGGATGACTCCGCAGCGAGTCCGCCGTCGTCGCGAATGCCGATTCTGTCGGGAGAAGGTGGATTGGATTGATTACAAGGACGTCGAGACGTTGAAGGCCTTCATCCCCGAGCGAGGGAAAATCATGCCGCGCCGCCTCTCCGGCGTATGTGCTCCGCATCAGCGCATGTTGACGCGCGCGATCAAACGGGCGCGTAACATCGCACTCTTGCCATATGTGACGGATTGAGCCGCGGAGGCCTCGGGCGCAAGGGGGGATTGCCTATGGCGACGGTCGAAGTCTTACTACGGGAAGACGTGGAGCATTTGGGACGAAGGGGACAGATCGTGCGCGTGAAGGCCGGCTATGCGCGGAATTATCTCCTGCCGCGCGGGTTGGCCGTGCTCGCCACAGCGGCGAACATAAAGGCGGTCGAGCAGGAGAAACGGCTCCTTGAGCGTCGGGAAATGCGGGAGCGAACGCAGGCCGAAGCTGTGGCCGAACGGCTCAAGGAGTTGGTCCTCACATTCCCGCGCAAGGTTGGGGATCAGGATATGCTCTTTGGATCCGTCACCGCGATGGACATCGCCGCGGCGTTGGCCGAGCGGGGGATTGATGTGGATCGGCGCAAGATCCTCATCGAACACCCGATCAAGTACCTGGGCGAGTACACAATCCCCGTGAAGCTCCATCGCGAGGTGACGGCCGAAATTCGGATTCAAGTCGTTCGCGAAGAAGGCGAATCTCAGGGATGACCCTCTCCCTCATCCTGGCGGGCTTGGCAAGTGGCTCGCGCGTGAGAGAAGAGAGGGTCTCGACCTGAGGCGTGCCGCCGAGACCCTCTTCCCCTCTTCGTCAGCTTCAAAACACGATCTTCACCGCGAGTTGCAGGATTCGAGGGTCGAACGTCTCCGTCGGCGTGCCGAAGTCAGTGCGGCGCACGAGCTTCCCCGCGTTGGGCCCACTTGTGGCGAGCGTGTACATGATGGCGTTCACGCTCGGCAAGGCCCCGCCCAAGGTGATCGTCCGAAAGTTCGTCCGATTGAGGATGTTGAACCCTTCGAAGATGAAGTGAAGTTTCGCCTTCTCTCCTAAAGCGATCTCGCGGGTCAGGCGCGGATCGAGACTGACGAAGTTGAATCCGCGGAATGTGTTGCGCCCGAATCCCGGCACGCGATCCGTCCGCGCATTGGTGTCATTGTTGAGATCGGTCCCGACCAGGGCCGAGTAAGCGGGAGCGGATTGTGCCGTCAAAATCCCGCTCACGGACCATCCTCCGAGGATCGCGCGCGCCACACGATTCTGCAGATTCCGCGCATAGGCGAGGTCCCAGATCCAACTGAGGACGAGGCGTTGGGGAATGTCCGTGTAGCTGATCCCTCGATCATCGCGGAGGTTGAAGGGATCTTGCACCTGCTTGGCGTCATCGCCACTGCTGAAGGCGACGACGGAGGTCGCATCCGGCGTATCGTCAATCGCTTTGGAGATCGTGTACGAGAGGAGGAATTGGACGTTGTGCGAGAATCGTTTGTGGACCTGAAAGGCCGCGCCGTGATAGATCGAATTCGCCGTGCTCTCGAAGAGGCTGATGCGGACGAACTGAGGGAGCAGGCGTCCGGGGAAGCGACGGTACGTCCGGATGCCTTCTCCGACGATCTCGATCTGAGCGAGCACGGGAGGGAGCAGATTGATGTTGCGCGTGCGCTGCAAATGCGTTCCCTTCACAGCGAGATAATTCGCCGAGATCGAGAGATTGGGCGCCAGCTCGTATTCCACCCCTAGGCTTCCTTGCTGGACATAGGGATTCACGTAATCCGGGGCGAAGACGAAGATGCTCGGTGGGGAGGGAACGCCTCCAGTTGGAGGCCGATCGAAGCGTTGCGGGTACGTCGGCACGAGATCGCCCGTGAACGTGAGCACGCGCACGTTGATCGCGTTCTGGGAGTGAGCCTGAGCCGCCATGATCGAAGGCGTTCGCGCATAAAAGATGCCGTAGCCGCCTCGGATCACCAGCCGATGGCTGGCCAACGGACTCCAAGCGAATCCGAACCTCGGCGCGAAGTTGTTCTTGTCGAGATTGATGCGGTCGGTCCGAAGGCCGAGCGCGGCCAGCCCCGGATCGGGATTTCGCGTCGGGGGATCGGCGATGTTCTGGAGGTCGTAGCGAAGCCCGAGATTGAGCGTGAGGCGCGGCGTCACGCGCCAATCGTCTTGGAAGAATCCGGCGAATTCGCTGTTGTGAGGAAATGTCAGGGGACCTGTCGTGCCCTCACCAGCGAAGGCCTGCACGTAGCGCGAGGGGCGTCCCGTGGCGAATTGCGCCAGGCTGTCGAAGAAATACTGCCCACCGAATTGGCCGGGGAAGAAGTTCTTGATGCGGTCAATGTTGATGTCCACGCCGAACTTCAGCCCATGACGCCCGATCAAGGCCGAGAGGTTATTGACGAGTTGATACCGGCGGATCGTCGTCTCGCGCGGGCTGAAGAAATTTCGACCGATCGTCAGCACGACGCGTCCGCGCTCGCGGATCTCCGCTTCGGGCTTATCGCTGTTGGCTTTCCCGGGTTGTTTGTCGCGGGCGAATTGGAAGCGAAATTCATTCAGCCATCGCGTCGTGAGCGTCGAGCTGAGCGAGAGGGTGAGTGTGTCGGTCCAGACCAGACTATCCCCCGTATGTTCGAGAGCGCTCGTCTGCCCGGGATTCTCCAGGTTTCCACCAGTGAAGCGTTGGGCATTATATCGTCCGCTCAGGCGATGTGCGGGAGAGATCTGCCAATCCCCCTTCCCCATGAAAACGTCTTGATCGAACGTCCGATTGTAGCTCTGGGCCAAGGCCAGGAGGGATTGAAAGGCGCGTTGTGAGTCCGGATCTGAGGGAGGGACGAATCCCGGCCCGCCCGGAATGACAACGTTGGGGAGCTTCTGGCGCTGTCCGTCATAGAGGAAGAAGAAGAACGCCTTATCGCGAACGATGGGGCCGCCGACATTACCGCCGAATTGGTTGATGTGAAACGGAGGCTTGGGCAAACGGCGGGCGTTGCTGAAGAAGTCGTTGGCATTGAGCGCCTTATCCCGATAGTACCAGAAGGCCGTGCCGTGAAATTCATTCGTGCCCGATTTCGTCACGACGTTGATGACGGCTCCTCCAGCGCGACCGAATTCCGCGGAATAACTGTTCGTGTTGACCTGGAACTCTTTGACGGCGTCAATGCTGAACTGATATGGGGCGCGCCCGGACCCCGTGCGGCCGAGCGTCTGGCCGAAGAACGTGTTGTTATTGTCCACGCCGTCAATTTGTAAGCTGTTGAGCGGCCCTCGCAATCCGCCGAAACTGAGATCTCCAGCGCGATGATCGCGCGTGACCCCAGGCGTCAGGAGGATGAAATCGAGGAAGTTACGACCTTGTGCCGGTAAGTTCGCCACCGCTCGATCGTTGACCGAAGCCGCGACATGCGTGCGCGTGACTTCCACCATCGGGGGTTCGGCCGTCACGGTCACGACCTCCGCGAGCGCTGCGGCTTGAAGCGTGAGGTCGAGCGTCAGCGTTTGTCCGACCATCAATCGGATCCCGCTGCGCTTGAGCGTCGCGAAACCTGGCGCTTCCGCGATCAGCTCGTACTCGCCGACGGGCAGAAGCGAGAGGTAGTAGTAGCCCACCTCATTAGTCATCGTCGCGCGTTCAAATCCCGTGTTCACATTCCGCACGGTGACCTTCGCATTTGGGATCACCGCTCCCGTTTGGTCGGTGATGGTCCCTTTGAGGATCGCATCGGAGGCTTGGGCGAAAACCGCCCCCGCGAATCCTCCGAAGAGAAGAATCCAGAGGATGAAGCTTTGCGGGAATCGCGCTCGGCTCATAAGAACGCCTCCATTTTGGATTTCAGCCTTCGTTCGAGTTCAATTTGTAAGCGGGAATATGCCATCTCCTCCGTCGCTTGTCAAGCGAACGCTGCGCCCCGGCTGAACTCGCGGAAGGCTCGTGCGCGGGGTTCCGCGTCGGATTCCTCAAGAGGCAGCGCGTCAGATCAAGGCGAGGGCAATCGGGCGTGAGACCGCTCGCGCCCTGAGTGCTCATGCTGTCGCAGCATCTTGGGGAGCGCGTGGAACTCCCGATTGGGGGTTTGGTACAATTCCCTCGCTTATGGTGGAGCCGAAGCGAACACCCGTGCGGGCGTGGGTAGTGATCCTGAGCCTCTCGGCGGCAACGTTCATCGCCTTCATGGTGTTGCTTCTGCTCGGCGTCTTGCGCATCCCGCCGATGGATGTGGTGAGCGCTGATGAGACGCTGATCCTCTATTTGTTGACGGCGTTCAACTTCGTCGCCTTCTCAGTCTTCGCCTTCATTCTGGCGCGGAATCTGCTGCGGCTGATGCGAGAGCGGCGCGCGCGTCAGCTCGGCTCGCATTTGAAGGCGCGGCTCGTGCGATATTTCATCCTCATCTCGATCCTGCCGCTCGTCTTCCTGGCCATGTTCTCTTATCTCGTCATCAATCGCACGCTGGAGAAGTGGTTCGGCGAGCCATATCGCAATATCGTGCGGGAATCGGAGAAGCTCGCGCGGGCTTATGTGGAGGATGAGGTGGCCGATCTTCGAGCGACGCTCGATCGCATGGAGCGGCAATTGGCCGTCGGAGAGGCTCGATCCCGAGAGCGCGCGATCGCCGCTGAGTTGGAGCATCCGAAGGTGAGGGAGATCACCCTCATTCAAGGGACTCAGCCGCGGACCTGGACGAAACCGGGCTTCGTGCGATCGCCGCATCTCGAGGAGGCGTTCGCTGCGGCCATTGACGCTGTGCGGGCCGAACGCTCGTATGAGGCATTCCCCGTCGAAGGGGATGAAGCGCGATTCGTCGTTCTCGGCCGTCCCATCGGTGCGTCCTCTGAAGGGGCGAACGTCACTGGGATCATTCTCCTGGCGGAGGTTCCGCAGCAGATCGCCCGAGTCATGGCGGCGCTGTCCCGGCAGCAAGAGGCGTATGAGCAGCTCCATCGTCGGCAGGGGCAGACGCGGCGCGTCACGCTGCAGGTGCTCGGTGTGATCACGTTCTTGCTCCTTTTCGCCGCGACGTGGACGGGGATGTATTTGGCCAAGGGGATCACCGAACCGATTCAGGCCCTGGCCGAAGCGACGCAGCACGTCGCGCGGGGAGATTTCTCGCGACCCGTCGTTTGTGTGGCCGAGGACGAGCTGGCCATGCTTGTGGACTCGTTCAATCGAATGATCGCGGAACTCTCGGAGAACCGGCGTCGTCTGGAAGCTTCGGCTCGCGAGCTGCAGGCGATGAATCTCGCCCTGGAAGAGCGGCGCCGATATATCGAGACGGTGTTGGAGAGCTTGAGCACGGGCGTCATCTCCTTCGAGGAGTCGGGGCGGATCACGACCGTGAATCGCGCGGCGCGCGAGATGCTGCGCCTCTCCGATCCATTGCCCGCGGAGACGGCTGTGGATCTCTTTCGTTCAGTCTTCGGCGAGGCACAGGCGGCGATCGTCGAGGGCGTGATCGCGCGCGCGTCCACAGAGGGATGGGCTGTGCAAGAGATAGATTGGCCGACGCCGATGGGACAGCGGCATCTCATCCTCACGGCTTCACCGTTGTGGGACCCCGAGGGCGCGATGCGCGGCGCCGTCCTCATGCTGGAAGATGTCACCGAGCTCGTGCAAGCGCAGCGACAGGCCGTCTGGAGCGAAGTCGCCCGTCGCATGGCGCATGAGATCAAGAATCCGCTCACGCCGATTCGGCTCTCGGCCGAACGGATCGCCAAGCATCTGCTCGGCGATCCGAAGGCGCTCGCCGAAGAGCGATATCGCCGGATCGTGCGGGAGGGAACGGCGATTATCCAGAGCGAGGTGCAGACCCTTCAACGGTTGGTGAACGAGTTCGCACAATTCGCGCGATTGCCGGAGGCACGCTTGGTCGAAGGGGAGATCAACGATGCGATTCGAGCGGCCTTGCAGCTTTACGATGAGCGTCCCGAGGGGATTGTGTTGGAGGCCGATCTGGCGCCGGATGTGCCGCGTCTTCGATTCGATGCTGAGCAGCTCAAGCGGGCGCTCGTCAATCTCATCGAGAACGCCGTGGAAGCGCTCGATGGCGTGCCGGGGGAGAAGCGGATCACCGTGAGCACGCGCTATCTGCCCGAGCGCGGACGCGTCCGCGTGAGCGTCGCCGACACTGGACCGGGAATTGCGCCGAGCGTGCGGGAGAGGCTCTTCACGCCCTATTTCTCGAACAAAGCGAAGGGCATGGGATTGGGCTTGGCGATCGTCCGACAGATCATCGCCGAGCACGGGGGAACGATTTGGGTGGAGGAGAACGAGCCGCGCGGCGCGCGCTTCGTCATCGAGCTGCCCGTCCTCGACCGTTCGTCATCGTCGCTATGGCCCACTCGATCCTGATCGTGGACGACGAAGAGGGAATTCGACAGTCGCTCGCCGCCATCCTCGAGGATGAGGGCTTCACCGTCGAGGCTGTCGAAAGCGGCGAAGCCTGTTTGGCAGCGTTCGAGCGTCGGCCGTACAGTTGCGTGCTTCTGGACATCTGGCTCCCTGGAATGGACGGGTTGGAGACACTGCGGAAGTTGCGCGAGGTGGCGCCCGATGCGGCCGTGGTGATCATCTCCGGGCACGGGACGATTCAGATGGCCGTGCAGGCGACCAAGCTCGGCGCGTTCGATTTCCTGGAGAAGCCGCTCTCGCTGGAGCGGACGTTGCTCACGGTCAAGAATGCCATCGAGCAGAAGCGCTTGGAGCGAGAGGCGCGAGAGCTGCAGGAGCGTCTCGTGCGGGATTACGAGATGATCGGGGAGAGCGTCCCCATGCGGGCGCTCCGGCAGCAGATCGCTCTCGTGGGGCCGACGGACGGGCGCGTGCTCATCTATGGAGAATCCGGCACGGGGAAGGAGTTGGTCGCGCGCGCGCTGCATGCCGCCTCGCGGCGCGTCGGGAAACCGTTCGTCGAGGTCAATTGTTCGGCCATTCCCGAAGAGTTGGTGGAATCCGAATTGTTCGGACACGTCAAAGGGGCGTTCACCGGCGCGACGACGGCGCGCCGGGGGAAGTTCGAGTTGGCCGATGGCGCCACGCTCTTTCTGGATGAGATCGGCGACATGAGCCTTCGCACGCAAGCGAAGATTCTGCGCGTGCTCGAAGAGGGACGGATTCAACCGCTCGGCAGCAATGTGTGGATTGACGTGGACGTGCGCGTCATCGCGGCAACGAACAAAAACCTGCAGCGGCTCATCGAGCGCGGCGAATTTCGCGACGACCTCTTCTATCGGTTGAACGTCATCCCCTTCGTCGTCCCTCCGCTGCGTGAGCGCGTGGAGGATATTCCGCTGCTTGTGGAGCATTTCAATCGGAAATTCTCCCGCGCCTATATGCGCACGCCGAAGGAGTTCACGCCGGCGGCCATCGCCCGACTGCAGGAATATCACTGGCCGGGAAACGTGCGCGAACTGCGGAACATCGTCGAACGCATCGTCATCATGTGGGCGCGCCCAGTCGTGGACGCCGACGATCTCCCTCCCCTGCTCGGCGATCCTCTGGCGTTCGCCGAGCGCGCCGAGTATAAGACCTTTCAAGAAGCTGTTGAGGCCTTCGAGCGCCAATACATCTTGCAGAAGCTCGCCGAACATCATGGCAACGTCACGCGCGCGGCTGAAGCTATGGGAATGGATCGCAGCCATCTCTATCGGCGCATGCGCGCGCTCGGCATCTCGCCCCCAAGATCATGAACATCTGTCGCGCCGTTCGCCTCGAAGCCGTTCGCCTTGCTCGCCGACGAGGGGGTTGGGTACTCTTTATCCGAAACATCTCGCGACGAAGAGGAGGACTTATGAGGAAGACGGGCAAGATCGCAGGGCTTGTGGTGAGCTTGTGCCTCGCGTGGGGAGCCTCGCAGGCGTTGGCGCAAGGAGCAGGGACGCTCGTCATCACGTGCGTGGATGCGGCGGGTCAGCCGCTCAAGGACGTGAACGTCACGGTGATGAGCTTGCAGGTGCAGAGGGTCCTGGAGGCCAAGAGCGATAAAGAGGGAAAGGCCGTTTTCAAGAAGCTCGATCCGGGCGTGTATCGTGTGATCGGACGACGCAAGGGATACGACCCGGTCTCTCGCGAACCGCTCACCGTGATCGCAGAGAAGGAGACGGCCGTGACCCTGCACTTTCAAGCGGGCGAGATGACCAAGAGGCTCTACTTCGAGGACCCGGCACTCATTCAGCAAGCGAATCAGCTCTTGCAAGAGGGCTTCCAGGCCCTGCAGCAGCAACGTTTTTCCGAGGCCGCCGAGAAGTTGGAACGACTGCTCCAAATCGCTCCGGGGAATGCCGAAGCGCGATTCTTCTACGGTGTGGCGCTCGCGCAACAGCGAAAGTGGGATGAAGGCGAGCGACAGATCCGCATGGCCGTCGAGATGAATCCCAACGAGGCCCGGTATCGGGAGGTGATGGAGCGACTGCCGGAATTCCGCAAACGCGATGAGTTGCACGAGGCGGGGCAACGGGCGATGCAGAATCGCGATTTCAAGACGGCTATTGCCAAGTTCTCCGAGCTGCTCGCTTTGCAGCCGGAGAATACGGACGTCCG from Blastocatellia bacterium includes:
- a CDS encoding 50S ribosomal protein L25/general stress protein Ctc, whose translation is MSLLDVTVSANIRTRLGKGGARQLRRAGKIPAILYGGAEPPVPIAVEKARVLEIFRKYGHTSIFTLAVDGNTVPVIIKDWQLDPITGVLLHVDFLRVDLGKPTRVKVPVELVGEAVGVRQGGLLDFATHELEIECLPTEIPARLQVDVSALEIGDHIAVKDLQLGDRVRVLDDPERVIVSVLAPRVIAEEAAPTMPVEPEVIKKGKAEEEEEA
- the pth gene encoding aminoacyl-tRNA hydrolase, giving the protein MKLIVGLGNPGHAYARTRHNLGFRVVDRLAEILGASIERQEAHALIGAAQAEGVSLLLAKPQTYMNRSGHAVGELVRRYEIPLEDLLVVLDDLDLPLGTIRIRRKGSAGGHRGLLSVIEALTSTAFPRLRLGIRPHAPIADTVAFVLSPFEPDEEPIVEAMIERAAAAALLWVREGIEKAMAEFNARKSALAEPSPVAGCPEV
- the rpsF gene encoding 30S ribosomal protein S6, yielding MRKYELLFIARPTLSDQETAALTEQVKGHIENLGATVTNVQPLGRRQLAYEIDHVREGTYVLMHFEGRGTEVAELDRRLRVSDAVLRHLIIRIDDELRRKERMKRRRQRKAARRAQAAASRQAREQKSGTRNKSGEEAKS
- the rpsR gene encoding 30S ribosomal protein S18; this translates as MAENVSVAPTMSGMTPQRVRRRRECRFCREKVDWIDYKDVETLKAFIPERGKIMPRRLSGVCAPHQRMLTRAIKRARNIALLPYVTD
- the rplI gene encoding 50S ribosomal protein L9 — its product is MATVEVLLREDVEHLGRRGQIVRVKAGYARNYLLPRGLAVLATAANIKAVEQEKRLLERREMRERTQAEAVAERLKELVLTFPRKVGDQDMLFGSVTAMDIAAALAERGIDVDRRKILIEHPIKYLGEYTIPVKLHREVTAEIRIQVVREEGESQG
- a CDS encoding TonB-dependent receptor, yielding MSRARFPQSFILWILLFGGFAGAVFAQASDAILKGTITDQTGAVIPNAKVTVRNVNTGFERATMTNEVGYYYLSLLPVGEYELIAEAPGFATLKRSGIRLMVGQTLTLDLTLQAAALAEVVTVTAEPPMVEVTRTHVAASVNDRAVANLPAQGRNFLDFILLTPGVTRDHRAGDLSFGGLRGPLNSLQIDGVDNNNTFFGQTLGRTGSGRAPYQFSIDAVKEFQVNTNSYSAEFGRAGGAVINVVTKSGTNEFHGTAFWYYRDKALNANDFFSNARRLPKPPFHINQFGGNVGGPIVRDKAFFFFLYDGQRQKLPNVVIPGGPGFVPPSDPDSQRAFQSLLALAQSYNRTFDQDVFMGKGDWQISPAHRLSGRYNAQRFTGGNLENPGQTSALEHTGDSLVWTDTLTLSLSSTLTTRWLNEFRFQFARDKQPGKANSDKPEAEIRERGRVVLTIGRNFFSPRETTIRRYQLVNNLSALIGRHGLKFGVDINIDRIKNFFPGQFGGQYFFDSLAQFATGRPSRYVQAFAGEGTTGPLTFPHNSEFAGFFQDDWRVTPRLTLNLGLRYDLQNIADPPTRNPDPGLAALGLRTDRINLDKNNFAPRFGFAWSPLASHRLVIRGGYGIFYARTPSIMAAQAHSQNAINVRVLTFTGDLVPTYPQRFDRPPTGGVPSPPSIFVFAPDYVNPYVQQGSLGVEYELAPNLSISANYLAVKGTHLQRTRNINLLPPVLAQIEIVGEGIRTYRRFPGRLLPQFVRISLFESTANSIYHGAAFQVHKRFSHNVQFLLSYTISKAIDDTPDATSVVAFSSGDDAKQVQDPFNLRDDRGISYTDIPQRLVLSWIWDLAYARNLQNRVARAILGGWSVSGILTAQSAPAYSALVGTDLNNDTNARTDRVPGFGRNTFRGFNFVSLDPRLTREIALGEKAKLHFIFEGFNILNRTNFRTITLGGALPSVNAIMYTLATSGPNAGKLVRRTDFGTPTETFDPRILQLAVKIVF
- a CDS encoding ATP-binding protein, producing the protein MVEPKRTPVRAWVVILSLSAATFIAFMVLLLLGVLRIPPMDVVSADETLILYLLTAFNFVAFSVFAFILARNLLRLMRERRARQLGSHLKARLVRYFILISILPLVFLAMFSYLVINRTLEKWFGEPYRNIVRESEKLARAYVEDEVADLRATLDRMERQLAVGEARSRERAIAAELEHPKVREITLIQGTQPRTWTKPGFVRSPHLEEAFAAAIDAVRAERSYEAFPVEGDEARFVVLGRPIGASSEGANVTGIILLAEVPQQIARVMAALSRQQEAYEQLHRRQGQTRRVTLQVLGVITFLLLFAATWTGMYLAKGITEPIQALAEATQHVARGDFSRPVVCVAEDELAMLVDSFNRMIAELSENRRRLEASARELQAMNLALEERRRYIETVLESLSTGVISFEESGRITTVNRAAREMLRLSDPLPAETAVDLFRSVFGEAQAAIVEGVIARASTEGWAVQEIDWPTPMGQRHLILTASPLWDPEGAMRGAVLMLEDVTELVQAQRQAVWSEVARRMAHEIKNPLTPIRLSAERIAKHLLGDPKALAEERYRRIVREGTAIIQSEVQTLQRLVNEFAQFARLPEARLVEGEINDAIRAALQLYDERPEGIVLEADLAPDVPRLRFDAEQLKRALVNLIENAVEALDGVPGEKRITVSTRYLPERGRVRVSVADTGPGIAPSVRERLFTPYFSNKAKGMGLGLAIVRQIIAEHGGTIWVEENEPRGARFVIELPVLDRSSSSLWPTRS
- a CDS encoding sigma-54 dependent transcriptional regulator; the encoded protein is MAHSILIVDDEEGIRQSLAAILEDEGFTVEAVESGEACLAAFERRPYSCVLLDIWLPGMDGLETLRKLREVAPDAAVVIISGHGTIQMAVQATKLGAFDFLEKPLSLERTLLTVKNAIEQKRLEREARELQERLVRDYEMIGESVPMRALRQQIALVGPTDGRVLIYGESGTGKELVARALHAASRRVGKPFVEVNCSAIPEELVESELFGHVKGAFTGATTARRGKFELADGATLFLDEIGDMSLRTQAKILRVLEEGRIQPLGSNVWIDVDVRVIAATNKNLQRLIERGEFRDDLFYRLNVIPFVVPPLRERVEDIPLLVEHFNRKFSRAYMRTPKEFTPAAIARLQEYHWPGNVRELRNIVERIVIMWARPVVDADDLPPLLGDPLAFAERAEYKTFQEAVEAFERQYILQKLAEHHGNVTRAAEAMGMDRSHLYRRMRALGISPPRS
- a CDS encoding tetratricopeptide repeat protein yields the protein MRKTGKIAGLVVSLCLAWGASQALAQGAGTLVITCVDAAGQPLKDVNVTVMSLQVQRVLEAKSDKEGKAVFKKLDPGVYRVIGRRKGYDPVSREPLTVIAEKETAVTLHFQAGEMTKRLYFEDPALIQQANQLLQEGFQALQQQRFSEAAEKLERLLQIAPGNAEARFFYGVALAQQRKWDEGERQIRMAVEMNPNEARYREVMERLPEFRKRDELHEAGQRAMQNRDFKTAIAKFSELLALQPENTDVRYNLALAYANDGQYDKAIEVIDEAIRQRPQEAEYQRLKSQILEHKEYATIQKANEILAEGDQLLRDGKYQEALQKYEAARQMISREEPSIWFAMGRCYVGLQQTDKAIAAYRKAIELNPRKPEYHQALALLYLNEGRLSDAIRAYTEAYTQLGEPVDERLFELGQRLVQENKLEMAAQVFERVLELNPNHAESYYELGVYNFYNADKGRARVLLTKYVEIGKDPKHLEDAKNILAVMERQTRPRPRRR